Genomic window (Granulicella arctica):
AAACCTACGACAAAAAGCGACCACTTCAAATCCCGATTCTGGGGTTTTCCGCTTAACTATCTATACTAGCTCGGGAACGAGCCGGCTCAAAAGCGACAAAAGTGTCTCGTAAGTCCCAATGCTCACTTCTGAAATAGCCGTTATTGCTTTTTTCATGCAGAAATACGTGCATAAACTTGGAGAGCGCAAAACAAGTATTTTCACGGGCTTTCTGACCACTGAGAACGGCCTGCGGCGAGGGTGAATTGCATGAGAGTTTGTCCGCCTTGATACGCAGGCGAAGGGTAGTCCGATAGGCATGCTCTTGCCCCTCAAGTTAAGCACTATGATCGCTGCAGAGTTAAGGCCATACCGATTGCTGACCTACTACTCGACACCAAGCGTACCGCACATGCGTCACCCTGTGGACCGAGACACCCGTTGCGAGCCTTTCAGGATGCAGATTCGAGCTCACAGGGACGAAAGACAAGGTCCAGTCGTCGTGAGAGTGGGAATCCCGAGAGTTGGAAAGAGTCGGAAGGATAAAAAGGCGGCATCACTGCTACCACATCCTGGCTTCCATGCTCGTTTTGTCCTGAGACCTGCATCAATCTTCCTCAGAACTTGGCCAAGAGAGGTTCACCTGTCACGAGACGCTTATTTGGATCGGCTGTGAATGAGTGCGTTGGCGATAACTCACTCACCGATAGCGCAGCCGAAGAGAAACGCGTTCATAGGTAACTAGGCGACATGATTTTAGATTCCGCTTGTCTACGGTTCGCTGACGTAGCGGAGGCTGTCTAGCCAGAGTTCGTGTGCTTTATGCATGAGATGACTACCAGACGCAGGATCCTTGCGATCTCCGGGTCCAACGCCTGTCTCTTCAGTAGTGACGAGGCAATTTCCGGCTTGGGGGACGAAGCGCCAGGCGTGGTAATGACCATGACGGGTCTCTGTTTCATCCGCACCGAACGGAATCCAGCTGATACGCCGGTCTGCCTCAAACTCCACGATCCGCGACTGAATTGGGCTGTTAAAGATCTTCAGACGGTATAGAGCGCCCTCGCCCGTTTTCTGCGGTGTCTCATTGGAAACATCCTTGACGATGACGAGCCAGCTTGGCCACGCAGTGGCATCGGCGAGCCGGGCAAAGGTACGGTGGCAATCTGCATGGATCAGCAGTTCATTATGGGAGAACACGGGAGCGACTGAAGGATCGTAAGCGGCAGGCCAATGGATTGCCATATCGCGACGTGCACGATCTAATTGCATCTCGCTCGCCTGGGCGTTCAACTTTGTCACGCTTCCTTGGCTCATGAGCAGCATGAATGCAAACACTTTGACTGCACTCTTCATTGGACCTCCATGACACACGGGATCATATGCTTTGCAGGCGAGTCCAGCGATACAGAGCTCAATCCTTAGAGTGAAAGCCTGCCACCAGGCTCCGATTCCGAGCTGGCCGCGTTGCTGGACTGTCGTTAACGGCGTTTCACAGTATTTATCGGTTCCGGTAGCATCTTTGAAGCAGGCGGAGGCCAATTACAGGCATTTCGCAGCTGCAGCAGGACTTGCAATCATGTCGCTCTCCATCGTCCAACAATCTTCCGTCGATCTACATGCCTATGATTCTGTTCCAATCGCATTCACCGCATCCCAGCGCTGGAACGGAAATGCGCTTTCGAGCCCTTTCATCAAGGACTACGACGCCATACCTGGGCATCGTCCAATCGATTGGCCGCAGAGGTTCAATTTGTCGGGATGGCGATTCGCGGCTGCATTCCTGGAGGACGTAAGAGTAGGCGGAGCCACCGTTGCCCTTCAAGGGTGTGAAATCGAGGAGATCGCCAATTGGCAGGATGCTGTTCTTTGGGATTTACGCGTACATCCCGAATACCGCCGGCGCGGCGCTGGTCGCGGGTTGCTACGGTGGGCGGAGAACGTAGCCCTCTCTGCAAAGCGGGCTCGCCTGCTGGTCGAAACGCAGGACATTAACACGGCAGCGTGCGAGTTCTACTGTGCAAATGGGTACCCTTGTTTGCTGATCGATCCGCTCGCATATCCGGAATTGCCGAACGAAGCGCGAATCTTCTGGGCGAAATCGTTCCAGTAATCGTTCTGTCCAGCCTGGCTAATGCCAAACTGTGCTCTGCCTCTTGAACAAACCAAGCAGGAGATGCTCTATGAAACAAACCACACAAACGCCAGACCCACGAATTGTCTGGCCGCGTGAGCACCGACCGGAATCAGCCACAGTCTTTACCAGGAACATCATAGAGATAGCGGCAAGCCCAGATGCAGTCTGGGCTTTACTGACTAACTGCGTCAGATGGCCGACCTGGTATAAGCATTGCTCAGACTTATCCATTTTACGTGGTGGCCGACTTCTAGGACCTGATTCGAAGTTTCGATTCAAGACGCTAGGATTTTATGGCGAGCCGGAAATAACGGCGTTCCAACTGTCGCAAATGCTTGCCTGGTCAGCAAAAGGCCCGCCGGGCTTGGTGGCTCACACGCCTGGTTTATAGAGCCTATGCCAGGAGCCTGTCGTGTCATTACAGAAGAAGTTCAGATAGGTTGGCTTCTCATCGTGTTGCGCTCACTTATACGCAACAGACTCCTAACTTTTCATCAAGAATGGCTGCGAGCACTCAAAGAGCTAGCCGAAGATAGTGAGACTATTAATACCGACAAGTCGGCGTGTCGGAAGTAATCTGCGCCGCTGGAGCAGTGGCTTGGCGATTTAGCGCTCATCGAGTTGCCGACGATCTGGGGCAAGTGACGAAAACCCCATGTGTCGCTTAGGCCGGTCGCTGAAGACAGGCGGGATCACAAAACTTGAATCCAAGCGCTGGTTGCTGACAACGAGCAGGAATAGTTAGATCGGGTGCAAAGAAGACGGTGGAGAGCGAACTCTCCACCGTCCTGAAGCGGTACAAGTACAAGGAAATTTCAGGGTAACGCTACAGGTTGCGCGCCCGGTTAC
Coding sequences:
- a CDS encoding SRPBCC family protein — its product is MKSAVKVFAFMLLMSQGSVTKLNAQASEMQLDRARRDMAIHWPAAYDPSVAPVFSHNELLIHADCHRTFARLADATAWPSWLVIVKDVSNETPQKTGEGALYRLKIFNSPIQSRIVEFEADRRISWIPFGADETETRHGHYHAWRFVPQAGNCLVTTEETGVGPGDRKDPASGSHLMHKAHELWLDSLRYVSEP
- a CDS encoding GNAT family N-acetyltransferase, with the protein product MSLSIVQQSSVDLHAYDSVPIAFTASQRWNGNALSSPFIKDYDAIPGHRPIDWPQRFNLSGWRFAAAFLEDVRVGGATVALQGCEIEEIANWQDAVLWDLRVHPEYRRRGAGRGLLRWAENVALSAKRARLLVETQDINTAACEFYCANGYPCLLIDPLAYPELPNEARIFWAKSFQ
- a CDS encoding SRPBCC family protein: MKQTTQTPDPRIVWPREHRPESATVFTRNIIEIAASPDAVWALLTNCVRWPTWYKHCSDLSILRGGRLLGPDSKFRFKTLGFYGEPEITAFQLSQMLAWSAKGPPGLVAHTPGL